The Austwickia sp. genome includes a region encoding these proteins:
- a CDS encoding F0F1 ATP synthase subunit alpha, producing MAELTISPDEIRDALNTFVQSYEPEAAAREEVGRVTDAGDGIAHVEGLPSAMTNELLQFEDGTLGLALNLDVHEIGVVILGDFSGIEEGQTVKRTGEVLSVPVGDGYLGRVVDPLGHPIDGLGDIPSEGRRELELQAPNVMQRKSVHEPLQTGIKAIDAMIPIGRGQRQLIIGDRQTGKTTVAVDTIINQKQNWESGDVDKQVRCIYVAIGQKGSTIASVKGTLEEAGAMEYTTIVAAPASDAAGFKYLAPYTGSAIGQHWMYQGKHVLIVFDDLSKQAEAYRAVSLLLRRPPGREAYPGDVFYLHSRLLERCAKLSDDMGHGSMTGLPVIETKAGDVSAYIPTNVISITDGQIYLQADLFNANVRPAIDVGVSVSRVGGSAQIKAMKEVAGRLKLDLAQFRAMEAFAMFASDLDAASKAQLARGARLVELLKQPQSSPYPVEEEVVAVWAGTTGHLDGVEVEDVKRFESEFLDFLRRERGGVLQAIRETKKLDDDAKQGLDDAMAAFKQQFSPGKGGSLVGEAQDEPVDNLQDEDVDQERIVRQR from the coding sequence ATGGCTGAGCTGACCATCAGCCCGGACGAGATCCGGGACGCACTGAACACGTTCGTTCAGTCCTACGAGCCCGAAGCGGCCGCCCGGGAAGAGGTCGGTCGGGTCACCGACGCCGGCGACGGCATCGCCCACGTCGAGGGCCTGCCCTCGGCGATGACCAACGAACTCCTGCAGTTCGAGGACGGCACGCTCGGCCTGGCGCTCAACCTCGACGTGCACGAGATCGGTGTCGTCATCCTGGGTGACTTCTCCGGCATCGAGGAAGGCCAGACCGTCAAGCGCACCGGCGAGGTGCTGTCGGTGCCGGTCGGCGACGGCTACCTCGGCCGGGTGGTGGACCCGCTGGGTCACCCGATCGACGGGCTCGGCGACATCCCGAGTGAGGGTCGGCGCGAACTGGAGCTGCAGGCCCCCAACGTCATGCAGCGCAAGAGCGTCCACGAGCCGCTGCAGACCGGCATCAAGGCCATCGACGCGATGATCCCCATCGGCCGCGGCCAGCGCCAGCTCATCATCGGTGACCGCCAGACGGGCAAGACCACGGTCGCCGTCGACACGATCATCAACCAGAAGCAGAACTGGGAGAGCGGCGACGTCGACAAGCAGGTTCGCTGCATCTACGTCGCCATCGGCCAGAAGGGCTCCACGATCGCGTCCGTCAAGGGCACGCTCGAAGAGGCCGGCGCGATGGAATACACCACGATCGTCGCGGCGCCCGCCTCGGACGCGGCCGGCTTCAAGTACCTCGCCCCCTACACCGGCTCGGCCATCGGCCAGCACTGGATGTACCAGGGCAAGCACGTCCTGATCGTCTTCGACGACCTGAGCAAGCAGGCCGAGGCCTACCGCGCCGTGTCGCTGCTGCTGCGCCGTCCGCCGGGTCGCGAGGCCTACCCGGGTGACGTGTTCTACCTGCACAGCCGGCTGCTGGAGCGCTGCGCCAAGCTGTCCGACGACATGGGCCACGGGTCGATGACCGGGCTGCCCGTCATCGAGACCAAGGCGGGCGACGTCTCGGCGTACATCCCGACCAACGTCATCTCGATCACCGACGGCCAGATCTACCTGCAGGCCGACCTCTTCAACGCCAACGTGCGGCCCGCGATCGACGTGGGTGTCTCGGTCTCCCGCGTCGGTGGGTCGGCGCAGATCAAGGCCATGAAGGAGGTCGCCGGCCGGCTCAAGCTCGACCTGGCGCAGTTCCGCGCGATGGAGGCGTTCGCGATGTTCGCATCCGACCTGGACGCGGCGTCCAAGGCCCAGCTGGCCCGCGGCGCCCGCCTGGTCGAGCTGCTCAAGCAGCCGCAGAGCTCGCCGTACCCGGTCGAGGAGGAGGTCGTGGCGGTCTGGGCCGGCACGACGGGACACCTCGACGGCGTCGAGGTCGAGGACGTCAAGCGATTCGAGAGCGAGTTCCTCGACTTCCTGCGGCGCGAGCGCGGCGGAGTGCTCCAGGCCATTCGCGAGACGAAGAAGCTCGACGACGACGCCAAGCAGGGCCTGGATGACGCGATGGCGGCGTTCAAGCAGCAGTTCTCCCCGGGCAAGGGCGGCTCGCTGGTCGGCGAGGCGCAGGACGAGCCCGTCGACAACCTGCAGGACGAGGACGTGGACCAGGAGCGGATCGTCCGGCAGCGATGA
- a CDS encoding F0F1 ATP synthase subunit delta encodes MEGSSHGAWLATLAKSHEVEKIPGLDLRAVAGELFLVSQLVAAEAKLRRALADPARDAWPKQDLARKVFGSKISQPALDLVLEAVAGRWVKDHDLTDAFERIGINLVFAAAEQEGRLNKLQDELFSILEAATKNQGIHDALARRDVDSGPKFELIRRLLEGKVSQDALWLATRPVINPRGRRYTATIWRMLAIADLRRRNVTAVVTSAAPLSPDQKHRIEAALSKTYGRAVNANLEVDPSVLGGVRVRVGDDVIDGSIARRLHDARRAVSAT; translated from the coding sequence ATGGAGGGTTCGTCGCACGGCGCCTGGCTGGCCACGCTGGCCAAGAGCCACGAGGTCGAGAAGATCCCCGGCCTGGACCTGCGCGCGGTGGCCGGCGAACTCTTCCTGGTCAGCCAGCTCGTCGCCGCCGAGGCCAAGCTCCGTCGGGCCTTGGCGGACCCGGCCCGGGACGCCTGGCCCAAGCAGGACCTCGCTCGCAAGGTCTTCGGGAGCAAGATCTCGCAGCCCGCGCTGGACCTGGTCCTCGAGGCCGTCGCCGGTCGCTGGGTCAAGGATCACGATCTGACCGATGCCTTCGAGCGGATCGGGATCAACCTGGTCTTCGCCGCGGCCGAGCAGGAAGGCAGGCTGAACAAACTGCAGGACGAGTTGTTCAGCATCCTCGAGGCGGCCACGAAGAACCAGGGCATCCACGATGCCCTCGCTCGGCGTGACGTCGACTCGGGTCCCAAGTTCGAACTGATCCGGCGATTGCTCGAGGGCAAGGTGTCCCAGGACGCGTTGTGGCTGGCCACCCGGCCCGTCATCAACCCGCGGGGACGTCGTTACACGGCCACGATCTGGCGCATGCTCGCCATCGCGGACCTGCGGCGGCGCAACGTCACGGCGGTCGTCACGTCGGCCGCGCCGCTCTCGCCGGATCAGAAGCACCGCATCGAAGCCGCCCTGTCCAAGACCTATGGCCGGGCGGTCAACGCCAACCTCGAAGTGGACCCGTCGGTGCTGGGCGGCGTTCGCGTCCGGGTCGGCGACGACGTCATCGATGGCAGCATCGCCCGACGCCTGCACGACGCCCGACGCGCCGTCAGCGCCACCTGA
- a CDS encoding F0F1 ATP synthase subunit B, with the protein MGWLAAEGEGEHGAATHESATLPILPYLPELIFGLICFAIILAIASKMFVPAMEKAYAERRDAIEGDMSRAENALAEAEELKRQHQAQLTEARSDAARLREEAREQGASIIAEMRDQAQVEAARILENANKQIEAERGQAMQQLKGDVGQLSTDLASRIVGESLHDETRQRGIVERFIADLEAGRIAGGRDAAATAPVAREVDF; encoded by the coding sequence GTGGGATGGTTAGCCGCCGAGGGCGAGGGAGAGCACGGCGCGGCCACGCATGAGTCGGCGACGCTGCCGATCCTGCCGTACCTGCCGGAGCTGATCTTCGGCCTCATCTGCTTCGCCATCATCCTGGCGATCGCGTCGAAGATGTTCGTCCCCGCGATGGAGAAGGCGTACGCCGAGCGGCGCGACGCCATCGAGGGCGACATGTCCCGCGCGGAGAATGCGCTCGCTGAGGCCGAGGAGCTCAAGCGCCAGCACCAGGCGCAGCTCACCGAGGCCCGCAGCGACGCGGCGCGGCTGCGCGAGGAGGCTCGCGAGCAGGGGGCCTCGATCATCGCCGAGATGCGCGACCAGGCCCAGGTGGAAGCGGCGCGGATCCTGGAGAACGCCAACAAGCAGATCGAGGCGGAGCGCGGCCAGGCGATGCAGCAGCTCAAGGGCGACGTGGGCCAGCTGTCCACAGACCTCGCGAGCCGGATCGTCGGCGAGTCCCTGCACGACGAGACCCGCCAGCGGGGCATCGTCGAGCGCTTCATCGCCGACCTGGAGGCCGGCCGGATCGCCGGCGGGCGGGACGCGGCCGCGACGGCACCTGTCGCCCGGGAGGTCGACTTCTGA
- a CDS encoding ATP synthase F0 subunit C: MTGSISLVGYGLSAIGPAIAVGLIFAAYINGVARQPEARGMLQPIAILGFALAEALAIFGLVLFFIKS; the protein is encoded by the coding sequence ATGACTGGCAGCATCAGCCTTGTCGGCTACGGCCTTTCCGCTATCGGCCCGGCCATCGCCGTCGGCCTGATCTTCGCGGCCTACATCAACGGCGTCGCCCGGCAGCCCGAGGCCCGCGGCATGCTCCAGCCGATCGCCATCCTCGGCTTCGCCCTCGCCGAGGCGCTCGCCATCTTCGGTCTGGTCCTCTTCTTCATCAAGAGCTGA
- the atpB gene encoding F0F1 ATP synthase subunit A, with product MAILPAEGSSHFPPKPEDFWLPLWQVGGFWITRPMLICAFVTLGLAIWMITMAKKASVVPSKGQHYTELIYDFARNSVARDMIGSKKFRPYLPLIFALFVFILFNNLAGIIPPFQLPTMSRIGFPIGLVLVVYVVYHYVGIKHMGFGGYFKHMVPPGLPAWVVPVVFVLEVMTYFITRPLTLALRLFGNMFAGHMVLVVFIVGGWTLFTSDSIGLKFVALPAWLMAFVMTLFEALVQFLQAFVFTLLTASYIAGALEDSH from the coding sequence CTGGCGATCCTGCCGGCCGAGGGAAGCTCGCACTTCCCGCCGAAGCCGGAAGACTTCTGGCTGCCGCTGTGGCAGGTGGGCGGCTTCTGGATCACCCGCCCGATGCTGATTTGCGCCTTCGTGACCCTCGGCCTGGCGATCTGGATGATCACCATGGCGAAGAAGGCGTCGGTGGTGCCCAGCAAGGGCCAGCACTACACCGAACTGATCTACGACTTCGCGCGCAACTCCGTGGCGCGGGACATGATCGGCAGCAAGAAGTTCCGGCCCTACCTGCCGCTGATCTTCGCCCTGTTCGTCTTCATCCTCTTCAACAACCTCGCGGGCATCATTCCCCCGTTCCAGCTGCCGACGATGAGCCGCATCGGCTTCCCGATCGGGCTGGTCCTGGTCGTCTATGTCGTCTACCACTACGTCGGCATCAAGCACATGGGCTTCGGCGGCTACTTCAAGCACATGGTGCCGCCGGGGCTGCCGGCCTGGGTCGTGCCGGTGGTGTTCGTCCTCGAAGTCATGACGTACTTCATCACCCGCCCGCTCACGCTCGCCCTGCGACTCTTCGGCAACATGTTCGCCGGCCACATGGTCCTCGTCGTCTTCATCGTCGGCGGGTGGACGCTCTTCACCAGCGACTCGATCGGCCTGAAGTTCGTCGCCCTCCCCGCGTGGCTGATGGCCTTCGTCATGACGCTCTTCGAGGCCCTGGTCCAGTTCCTGCAGGCCTTCGTCTTCACCCTCCTCACCGCGTCCTACATCGCCGGTGCGCTGGAGGATTCGCACTGA
- a CDS encoding AtpZ/AtpI family protein — protein sequence MSPTDGPTPGPTPGPSRSTGAGSDDRHYDGLGPIGGGDDIYSNVISRLLAGPFVFGLLGWLADRWLGTSFLLPIGLIGGMALAIYVIWLRYGTAVAPAQRADRTKPPYEETQ from the coding sequence GTGAGTCCCACCGACGGGCCTACTCCGGGACCCACTCCTGGGCCTTCCCGGTCCACCGGCGCTGGAAGTGATGATCGCCACTACGACGGTCTCGGACCGATCGGGGGCGGCGACGACATCTACAGCAACGTCATTTCTCGCCTGCTCGCGGGGCCTTTTGTGTTCGGGCTCCTCGGTTGGCTGGCGGACCGCTGGCTCGGCACATCCTTCCTGCTGCCCATCGGCCTGATCGGGGGGATGGCGTTGGCCATTTACGTGATCTGGCTCCGGTACGGTACAGCCGTGGCGCCCGCGCAGCGGGCTGACCGCACGAAACCCCCCTACGAGGAGACGCAGTGA
- a CDS encoding undecaprenyl/decaprenyl-phosphate alpha-N-acetylglucosaminyl 1-phosphate transferase has protein sequence MREYLLVFVVALAVTYAATPLIRHLAIRIGAITPVRDRDVHDTPIPRLGGVGMLVGFLAAVAIGSQLPKLHCIVRGDVGDVTAMGACGGPGGGVEIRGIVIGAVIVALVGAIDDVRELDWMTKLSGQVIAAGAMAYSGVQLLSLPILGVTVLPAPLLMALTVGIVLVTTNAVNFIDGLDGLAAGIIAIAALAFFIYVYGLSRSYNPPNVFSTATFVTAATLGCCLGFLPHNFHPARLFMGDSGALLLGLLMASATITFIGNVDPSGNIDPNNAQVAGNQQLAMYLPIALPLAVMIIPLLDMTLAVIRRTRRGQNPWAPDAQHLQHQMLRIGHTHTGAVLVLYAWAGVVAFGAVFLAYHDDPIVPLVSIAAGVLGALWLTRRLPGWLDRRAL, from the coding sequence GTGCGCGAATACCTGCTCGTGTTCGTCGTCGCCCTCGCCGTGACCTACGCGGCGACGCCGTTGATCAGGCACCTGGCGATCCGGATCGGTGCCATCACCCCCGTGCGGGACCGCGACGTGCACGACACCCCCATCCCGCGACTGGGCGGCGTGGGCATGCTCGTCGGTTTCCTGGCCGCGGTCGCCATCGGCAGCCAGCTGCCGAAGCTGCACTGCATCGTCCGCGGCGACGTCGGCGACGTCACCGCCATGGGGGCCTGCGGCGGCCCCGGTGGTGGGGTGGAGATCCGCGGGATCGTGATCGGCGCGGTGATCGTGGCCTTGGTCGGCGCGATCGACGACGTCCGCGAACTCGACTGGATGACCAAGCTCTCCGGCCAGGTCATCGCCGCGGGCGCGATGGCGTACTCCGGCGTGCAGCTGCTGTCCCTGCCGATCCTCGGCGTGACCGTGCTGCCCGCGCCGCTGCTCATGGCGCTCACCGTCGGCATCGTGCTCGTCACCACCAACGCGGTGAACTTCATCGACGGCCTCGACGGGCTCGCCGCCGGCATCATCGCGATCGCCGCGCTGGCCTTCTTCATCTACGTCTACGGCCTGTCGCGGTCCTACAACCCGCCCAACGTCTTCTCGACCGCGACCTTCGTGACGGCGGCGACCCTGGGCTGCTGCCTGGGTTTCCTGCCGCACAACTTCCATCCCGCGCGGCTCTTCATGGGCGACTCGGGCGCGCTGCTGCTGGGCCTGCTGATGGCCTCGGCGACGATCACGTTCATCGGCAACGTCGACCCCTCCGGCAACATCGATCCGAACAACGCGCAGGTGGCGGGCAACCAGCAGCTCGCGATGTACCTGCCCATCGCCCTCCCGCTCGCGGTGATGATCATCCCGCTGCTGGACATGACGCTCGCCGTCATCCGCCGCACGCGGCGCGGCCAGAACCCGTGGGCGCCCGACGCCCAGCATCTGCAGCACCAGATGCTGCGGATCGGCCACACCCACACCGGCGCCGTGCTCGTGCTCTACGCGTGGGCCGGGGTGGTGGCCTTCGGCGCGGTGTTCCTCGCCTATCACGATGACCCGATCGTTCCCCTCGTCTCCATCGCGGCGGGCGTGCTGGGAGCGTTGTGGCTGACCCGACGGTTGCCAGGTTGGCTCGACCGACGCGCCTTGTGA
- a CDS encoding lactate utilization protein C yields MSTTSVAGRAAANAAARAEILGRIRGSLADVPATPAETDIPVSWTYHQPTRTELDHDGIVDLFVERVEDYKATVVRCRPEEVPDRIAEALRAHDVRSVVVPDGLDAAWTGALGEYDVRRDEPRLSRGELNAIDAVVTASAVSAAESGTIVLDHRADQGRRALTLVPDVHVCVVRADQVVSDVPEAIARLAASVREGLPLTWISGGSATSDIELSRVEGVHGPRTLVVVLPQG; encoded by the coding sequence ATGAGCACGACGAGCGTCGCCGGGCGCGCGGCCGCCAACGCCGCGGCGCGGGCCGAGATCCTGGGCCGGATCCGCGGCTCGCTGGCGGACGTGCCGGCCACCCCGGCCGAGACCGACATCCCGGTCTCGTGGACCTACCACCAGCCGACGCGGACCGAGTTGGACCACGACGGCATCGTCGATCTGTTCGTCGAGCGGGTCGAGGACTACAAGGCGACGGTGGTGCGCTGCCGGCCGGAGGAGGTGCCCGACCGCATCGCCGAGGCGCTGCGCGCGCACGACGTACGCTCCGTCGTCGTCCCCGACGGGCTTGACGCGGCCTGGACGGGCGCGCTGGGGGAGTACGACGTCCGGCGCGACGAACCGCGGCTGTCCCGCGGCGAGCTCAACGCGATCGACGCGGTCGTGACCGCCTCGGCCGTGAGCGCCGCCGAGTCCGGCACCATCGTGCTCGACCATCGGGCCGACCAGGGCCGCCGCGCCCTGACGCTGGTGCCGGACGTGCACGTCTGCGTCGTGCGCGCCGATCAGGTGGTCTCTGACGTCCCGGAAGCCATCGCCCGGCTCGCCGCCTCGGTGCGCGAGGGTCTGCCGCTCACCTGGATCTCCGGGGGCAGCGCCACCAGCGACATCGAGCTGTCCCGGGTCGAGGGCGTGCACGGCCCCCGCACCCTGGTCGTCGTCCTGCCACAAGGCTGA
- a CDS encoding lactate utilization protein: MSTLESDPRVAPVAGHPAPRFEGDRKTPAPPAGELIDEPRFPVAARRELGLPVQRGNLHHAMTTIRTKRGRVTAELDHWEDLRLAGEAIKNRTLRHLDAYLVQLEENLTAAGAVVHWARDAAEANRIVVDLVREALVDEEVTYDGTGLAGDEVVKVKSMVTQEIGLNEALEEAGIAAWETDLAEIIVQLGHDRPSHFLVPAIHRNRAEVREIFLDEMGNYGKPAPEDLDSEPRNLAGAARLHLREKFLRAKVGVSGANFAVAESGTLVIVESEGNGRMCLTLPQTLISVIGIEKVLPTFDDLEVFLQLLPRSSTAERMNPYTSLWTGPRDGDGPEKMHVVLLDNGRTRVLADPQGRAALRCIRCSACLNVCPVYEKVGGHAYGSVYPGPIGSILTPQLRGTSSAVDKSLPFASSLCGACFDVCPVRIPIPDLLVYMRHQVVQAKKAAAKNAHRPFLAHGEPAAMTAAAWMMSDAKRWTRATKGAGLGGRILGRADHLGPLPWPASLWTNARDVPVPPTESFRSWWQREREGKQR; this comes from the coding sequence ATGAGCACGCTCGAATCCGACCCCCGGGTGGCCCCCGTCGCCGGGCATCCGGCCCCGCGCTTCGAGGGCGACCGCAAGACGCCGGCCCCCCCGGCGGGCGAGCTGATCGACGAGCCCCGCTTCCCGGTGGCGGCCCGGCGCGAGCTGGGCCTTCCGGTGCAGCGCGGAAACCTGCACCATGCGATGACGACGATCCGGACGAAGCGCGGCCGGGTGACCGCCGAGCTGGACCACTGGGAGGACCTGCGGCTGGCCGGCGAGGCGATCAAGAACCGCACGCTGCGCCATCTCGACGCCTACCTCGTCCAGTTGGAGGAGAACCTCACCGCCGCGGGCGCCGTGGTGCACTGGGCGCGGGATGCCGCCGAGGCGAACCGCATCGTTGTGGACCTCGTGCGGGAAGCCCTCGTCGACGAAGAGGTGACCTACGACGGCACCGGCCTGGCCGGCGACGAAGTGGTCAAGGTCAAGTCGATGGTGACCCAGGAGATCGGCCTCAACGAGGCCCTCGAAGAGGCCGGGATCGCCGCCTGGGAGACCGACCTCGCGGAGATCATCGTGCAGCTGGGCCACGACCGGCCCAGCCACTTCCTCGTCCCGGCGATCCATCGCAATCGGGCCGAGGTGCGCGAGATCTTCCTCGACGAGATGGGCAACTACGGTAAGCCCGCCCCGGAGGACCTGGACAGCGAGCCCCGCAACCTCGCCGGCGCGGCCCGGTTGCACCTGCGGGAGAAGTTCCTGCGGGCCAAGGTGGGCGTGTCCGGGGCCAACTTCGCCGTGGCCGAATCCGGCACGCTCGTCATCGTCGAGTCCGAGGGCAACGGCCGCATGTGCCTGACCCTGCCGCAGACGTTGATCTCGGTGATCGGCATCGAGAAGGTCCTGCCGACGTTCGACGATCTCGAGGTGTTCCTCCAGCTGCTGCCGCGCAGCAGCACCGCGGAGCGGATGAACCCCTACACCTCGCTGTGGACCGGCCCGCGCGACGGCGATGGCCCGGAGAAGATGCACGTCGTCCTCCTCGACAACGGCCGCACAAGGGTCTTGGCCGATCCGCAGGGGCGCGCCGCGCTGCGGTGCATCCGGTGCTCGGCCTGCCTCAACGTGTGCCCGGTCTACGAGAAGGTCGGCGGGCACGCCTACGGCTCCGTCTATCCCGGCCCCATCGGGTCGATCCTCACCCCGCAACTGCGCGGTACGTCGAGCGCGGTGGACAAGTCGCTGCCGTTCGCGAGCTCGCTGTGTGGGGCGTGCTTCGACGTGTGCCCGGTGCGCATTCCCATCCCGGACCTGCTGGTCTACATGCGCCATCAGGTGGTGCAGGCCAAGAAGGCGGCGGCCAAGAACGCGCACCGGCCGTTCCTCGCCCACGGTGAGCCCGCGGCGATGACCGCGGCCGCCTGGATGATGTCCGACGCCAAGCGGTGGACGCGCGCCACGAAGGGGGCGGGACTCGGCGGCCGGATCCTCGGCCGGGCCGACCACCTCGGGCCGCTGCCGTGGCCGGCGAGCTTGTGGACGAATGCTCGCGACGTGCCGGTTCCGCCGACGGAATCGTTCCGCAGCTGGTGGCAGCGGGAACGGGAAGGGAAGCAGCGATGA
- a CDS encoding (Fe-S)-binding protein, producing the protein MTMVDEARRAPAGTRVALFATCANDVMFPQTPKAVVALLERLGCEVVFPARQTCCGQAFTNTGYFDEAVPVVRNYVETFRDYQYVVGPSGSCVGSVRHQHEMLANHAGDAGLAREAAEVAARTYDISEFLIDVLGLTDVGAYFPHKVTYHPTCHSMRIAQVGDKPMRLLQAVRGITVLPLVDDDRCCGFGGTFAMKNPDISTAMAGDKARHVADTGAEYLVAGDNLCLLNISGVLNRQNAGVKPIHLVEILASTEGDRT; encoded by the coding sequence ATGACCATGGTCGACGAGGCGCGCCGGGCCCCCGCGGGCACGCGCGTCGCCCTCTTCGCCACCTGCGCGAACGACGTGATGTTCCCGCAGACCCCCAAGGCCGTCGTGGCCCTGCTGGAGCGGCTGGGCTGCGAGGTGGTGTTCCCGGCCCGGCAGACCTGCTGCGGGCAGGCGTTCACCAACACCGGCTATTTCGACGAGGCCGTCCCTGTCGTGCGCAACTACGTGGAGACATTCCGGGACTACCAGTACGTCGTGGGCCCCTCGGGCAGCTGCGTCGGCTCGGTCCGGCATCAGCACGAGATGCTCGCGAACCACGCCGGCGATGCCGGGCTGGCCCGGGAGGCGGCCGAGGTCGCCGCGCGCACCTACGACATCAGCGAATTCCTCATCGACGTGCTGGGGTTGACCGACGTGGGGGCGTACTTCCCGCACAAGGTCACCTACCACCCCACCTGTCACTCGATGCGTATCGCGCAGGTGGGCGACAAGCCCATGCGCCTGCTGCAGGCGGTGCGGGGCATCACCGTGCTTCCCCTGGTCGACGACGACCGCTGTTGCGGCTTCGGCGGCACCTTCGCCATGAAGAACCCGGACATCTCGACGGCGATGGCCGGCGACAAGGCCCGGCACGTCGCGGACACCGGCGCCGAATACCTCGTGGCCGGCGACAACCTGTGCCTGCTCAACATCTCCGGCGTCCTCAATCGGCAGAACGCCGGGGTCAAGCCCATCCACCTGGTGGAGATCCTGGCGAGCACGGAAGGAGATCGGACATGA
- a CDS encoding L-lactate permease: MFLTAFKPDISPVGPMWLSALIGLLPLITMFVTLGVLRWKAHLAGLTALAVAILVAVLGWKMPIVPALSGAVEGAVFGLFPIAWIVFMAIALYEVTVASGRFEDLRDVFDAISDDPRIQAILIAFCFGGLMEALAGFGAPVAITGVMLMACGFSAIRAATVVLLANTAPVAFGAIGTPITTAGALTGIPASQIGAYVGHQTPILAFMVPLFLCFLTDGMRGVRQCWPVALVTGLTFGITQWISATYLSMELTDIISSLAGLAVVVIMLRFWHPQGRDEVRADLRRAYVAEREEAGLPVEPEHGHAHAAVGGGAATATATRQQSMASAAAAERLTAGKVGMALFPYLLVIAVFSLAKLVPAVKTWLASTDIKVNWPGVAGEVLTAAGKPNSSAVYNFQWLSNPGTMLLICSVIVALVYGVGLGGLAKVIGAVAVRMKFSFLTIASVLSLAYVMNLSGQTVTIGTWIAGAGAAFAFLSPILGWIGTAVTGSDTSANALFATLQQTAAKEAGIDPTLLVAANTAGGVVGKMISPQNLTIAATAVGLLGRESDILRRVMWWSVSLLVVLCLLVGLQSTPVLSWMLPHF; encoded by the coding sequence ATGTTCCTGACCGCCTTCAAGCCCGACATCTCGCCCGTGGGGCCCATGTGGCTCTCGGCCCTCATCGGCCTGCTTCCCCTGATCACGATGTTCGTCACCCTCGGCGTCCTGCGCTGGAAGGCCCACCTCGCTGGCCTGACCGCGCTGGCCGTGGCGATCCTCGTGGCCGTGCTCGGCTGGAAGATGCCGATCGTCCCGGCCCTGTCCGGCGCGGTGGAGGGGGCCGTGTTCGGCCTGTTCCCCATCGCGTGGATCGTGTTCATGGCGATCGCCCTCTACGAGGTCACGGTGGCCTCGGGCCGCTTCGAGGACCTCCGCGACGTGTTCGACGCGATCTCGGACGACCCGCGGATTCAGGCCATCCTCATCGCCTTCTGCTTCGGCGGCCTCATGGAGGCGCTGGCCGGCTTCGGCGCGCCCGTCGCGATCACCGGCGTCATGCTTATGGCCTGCGGCTTCTCGGCGATCCGCGCGGCCACCGTCGTGCTGCTGGCCAACACGGCGCCGGTCGCCTTCGGCGCCATCGGCACCCCCATCACGACCGCGGGCGCGCTGACCGGCATCCCCGCGTCGCAGATCGGTGCCTACGTCGGCCACCAGACCCCGATCCTGGCCTTCATGGTGCCGCTGTTCCTGTGCTTCCTCACCGACGGTATGCGCGGGGTCCGGCAGTGCTGGCCGGTGGCCCTCGTCACCGGGCTCACGTTCGGCATCACCCAGTGGATCAGCGCCACCTACCTGTCGATGGAGCTCACCGACATCATCTCCTCGCTGGCCGGCCTCGCCGTCGTCGTCATCATGCTGCGGTTCTGGCACCCCCAGGGCCGCGACGAGGTGCGCGCCGACCTGCGCCGCGCGTACGTCGCCGAGCGCGAGGAGGCCGGGCTGCCGGTCGAGCCCGAGCACGGGCACGCGCACGCCGCGGTCGGCGGCGGCGCCGCCACGGCGACCGCGACGCGTCAGCAGTCGATGGCCAGTGCGGCCGCCGCCGAGCGACTGACCGCCGGCAAGGTCGGCATGGCGCTGTTCCCGTACCTCCTGGTCATCGCCGTCTTCTCCCTGGCCAAGCTGGTCCCCGCCGTGAAGACCTGGCTGGCGAGCACGGACATCAAGGTCAACTGGCCGGGCGTGGCGGGGGAGGTCCTCACCGCCGCCGGCAAGCCGAACAGCTCGGCCGTCTACAACTTCCAGTGGCTGTCGAACCCCGGCACGATGCTGCTGATCTGCTCCGTGATCGTCGCCCTGGTCTACGGCGTGGGACTCGGCGGCCTCGCCAAGGTCATCGGCGCCGTCGCCGTACGGATGAAGTTCTCCTTCCTCACCATCGCCTCGGTGCTCTCGCTGGCCTACGTGATGAACCTGTCCGGCCAGACCGTGACGATCGGCACCTGGATCGCCGGTGCGGGCGCCGCCTTCGCCTTCCTGTCGCCGATCCTCGGCTGGATCGGTACGGCGGTGACCGGCTCGGACACCAGCGCCAACGCGCTGTTCGCCACGCTGCAGCAGACGGCCGCCAAGGAGGCCGGCATCGACCCGACGCTGCTCGTCGCGGCCAACACCGCCGGTGGCGTCGTAGGCAAGATGATCAGCCCGCAGAACCTCACCATCGCGGCCACGGCCGTCGGGCTCCTGGGGCGCGAATCCGACATTCTGCGCCGCGTCATGTGGTGGAGTGTGAGCCTGCTCGTCGTCCTGTGCCTCTTGGTCGGCCTCCAGTCCACGCCGGTGCTGTCCTGGATGCTGCCTCACTTCTGA